A single genomic interval of Halorubrum aethiopicum harbors:
- a CDS encoding type IV pilin yields the protein MKPSNLFKTDDRAVSPVIGVILMVAITVILAAVIGTFVLGLGDSLGDSQPTAQLDVSIDEANNQTIIEHAGGDSIDSDSLRVIVTSDGNAEGNDTITQRLSVGDRISSATGTGQTVSSGEEVRVRIIHQPSDSILADRTFEVTDEFVYDADLNFS from the coding sequence ATGAAACCAAGCAACCTGTTCAAAACGGACGACCGCGCTGTGAGTCCCGTTATCGGGGTCATCCTGATGGTCGCAATCACCGTCATTCTGGCCGCCGTCATCGGAACGTTCGTCCTCGGACTCGGCGACTCGCTCGGAGACAGTCAGCCGACGGCACAGCTGGATGTGAGTATCGATGAAGCAAATAATCAGACAATAATTGAACACGCCGGCGGCGATTCTATCGATTCAGATTCGCTCCGTGTGATCGTAACCTCTGACGGCAACGCTGAAGGAAACGATACCATTACTCAGAGGCTCTCTGTGGGAGATCGGATCTCCTCAGCTACTGGGACTGGGCAGACAGTCAGCAGCGGTGAGGAGGTCCGTGTACGTATAATCCACCAGCCGAGTGATTCAATCCTCGCCGACCGGACGTTCGAAGTTACCGACGAATTCGTCTACGACGCTGATCTCAACTTCAGCTAG
- a CDS encoding class I SAM-dependent methyltransferase has protein sequence MAEDAARGSERVVTGPEHVDRVRESYDRWARVYDLFARATAGVGGVRDACVDALDVDEGDTVVEFGCGPGPNLPALREAVGPSGHVVGVDLTGRMLDRAQVQIARRGWRNVSLVRGDAATPPVADADAVLSTFVTSLFPDPAAVVGEWCELADRVVVAGFAPRGNRAANAALWAFTRLSTSLFDATGEDPLGQLDRRTAAARHELDARMDRVEGGTFVFGTIVVSAGYRETAVR, from the coding sequence GTGGCCGAAGACGCCGCCCGCGGCAGTGAGCGAGTCGTGACGGGTCCCGAGCACGTCGACCGCGTACGGGAGAGCTACGACCGCTGGGCGCGGGTCTACGACTTGTTCGCGCGGGCGACCGCCGGCGTCGGCGGCGTCCGGGACGCCTGCGTCGACGCGCTGGACGTGGACGAGGGCGACACGGTGGTCGAGTTCGGCTGCGGCCCCGGTCCGAACCTCCCCGCGCTCCGGGAGGCGGTCGGCCCGTCGGGTCACGTCGTCGGCGTCGACCTCACCGGGCGGATGCTCGACCGCGCGCAGGTGCAGATCGCCCGTCGCGGCTGGCGGAACGTCTCGCTCGTACGGGGCGATGCGGCCACCCCGCCCGTCGCCGACGCGGACGCGGTGCTGTCGACGTTCGTCACCTCGCTGTTCCCCGATCCGGCGGCGGTGGTGGGCGAGTGGTGCGAGCTGGCCGACCGCGTCGTCGTCGCCGGCTTCGCACCGCGCGGGAACCGCGCCGCGAACGCGGCGCTGTGGGCGTTCACGCGACTGAGCACGTCGCTGTTCGACGCGACCGGTGAGGACCCGCTGGGGCAACTGGACCGACGGACTGCGGCCGCCCGGCACGAGTTGGACGCGCGGATGGACAGGGTGGAGGGCGGGACGTTCGTGTTCGGGACGATCGTGGTGAGCGCCGGGTACCGAGAGACGGCCGTTCGTTGA